From Vibrio splendidus, a single genomic window includes:
- a CDS encoding SDR family oxidoreductase, which produces MNTIRTATIAACFSVTAQHLIEKLITSGTRVVAFGRIGDEARAKSLEEKYSGHLTVLLGDLTDEKQSQELAAKASEILGHIDAHFHCSGIYTWSHWTDVEVSKMSDLWNANFMTAFVFGREIFKLMESQGGGSLMFVSARDTARNIPAGFGPYMASKMALNALVESLAAEGSSSNVQVNAVLPTIVDTEVNRQALPEADHSTWVDPADLAELMIELTQPSKTYLSGSLITVNNKMH; this is translated from the coding sequence ATGAATACAATTAGAACAGCCACTATTGCAGCCTGCTTTTCGGTAACAGCCCAACACCTGATTGAAAAGCTCATTACGAGCGGAACCCGAGTCGTGGCCTTTGGGCGCATCGGTGATGAAGCAAGAGCAAAAAGCCTAGAAGAAAAATACTCGGGTCATCTAACCGTGTTACTGGGAGATCTTACTGATGAAAAGCAAAGCCAAGAACTTGCTGCCAAGGCATCTGAAATCTTAGGTCATATAGATGCTCACTTTCATTGTTCTGGCATTTATACCTGGAGCCATTGGACTGACGTGGAAGTGAGTAAAATGTCTGACTTGTGGAATGCGAACTTTATGACGGCGTTTGTCTTCGGAAGAGAAATATTCAAATTAATGGAATCGCAGGGAGGTGGTTCACTGATGTTTGTTTCTGCCCGTGATACCGCGCGGAATATACCCGCAGGGTTTGGCCCTTACATGGCGTCTAAAATGGCATTAAACGCGTTGGTAGAGAGCCTCGCGGCAGAGGGATCTTCATCCAATGTTCAAGTGAATGCGGTATTGCCGACCATTGTTGATACTGAAGTGAATCGACAAGCACTTCCTGAGGCTGACCACTCTACATGGGTAGATCCAGCCGATTTGGCAGAGTTAATGATTGAGCTGACTCAACCGAGTAAAACCTATCTAAGTGGCTCGCTAATAACCGTCAACAACAAGATGCATTAA
- a CDS encoding VOC family protein → MKMNHVGLMVGDMDKAVEFYTKALGLRIVMNNTKVMEERESAIGRMCIAVFGEGFKGFNIAHLVTSDGIGVELFEMKERQERHDVDFSRLGIFHFCLQLPKEQFHSAIKRVEEYGGKVRMDIMRYHPEDELKQAQMVYLEDPFGNLFEFYSHTYEDTYATDYE, encoded by the coding sequence ATGAAAATGAACCACGTAGGCCTAATGGTTGGCGATATGGACAAAGCAGTTGAGTTTTACACGAAAGCTTTAGGTCTAAGAATCGTAATGAACAACACTAAAGTGATGGAAGAGCGCGAATCAGCAATCGGCCGTATGTGTATTGCAGTATTTGGCGAAGGCTTCAAAGGCTTCAACATTGCACACTTAGTAACATCTGATGGCATCGGTGTTGAGCTGTTCGAAATGAAAGAGCGCCAAGAGCGTCACGACGTTGATTTCTCTCGCCTAGGCATCTTCCACTTCTGTCTGCAGCTTCCAAAAGAGCAGTTTCATTCAGCGATTAAGCGCGTTGAAGAGTATGGCGGTAAGGTTCGTATGGACATCATGCGTTACCACCCAGAAGACGAACTAAAACAAGCACAAATGGTTTACCTAGAAGACCCGTTTGGCAACCTATTCGAATTTTACTCGCACACATACGAAGATACGTACGCGACTGATTACGAGTAA
- a CDS encoding LysR family transcriptional regulator — protein sequence MSLFNRLAYFNCVVEQGSISKASRIFDIQPSSISRQLSALEEELNVRLLERSTRNVGVTEAGQLFYQYSKRITGEFDEAKRVVSALHHSPRGSLKISTTVAFGESKILPLVPTFRAAFPEVDIEIEITERVVDLIEENVDIAIRSGRLPDSNLIAKKLVQNNFVLCASPDYLRRNKAPQHVEDLAKHDCLVYGYKGWHDWIVLDSKPQKIDLSYYMEVDSVNGQKQLILNGGGIALLPQWAIEQELNTGKLVQLLPEFTFSPCNYETSTYAIYQNRQLVPSKVRVFLDFLTVHFGTAV from the coding sequence ATGAGCCTTTTCAATCGTCTTGCCTATTTCAACTGCGTGGTTGAACAAGGCAGTATCTCCAAAGCCAGTCGGATATTTGATATTCAGCCTTCTTCTATTTCAAGGCAGCTCTCTGCACTGGAAGAAGAACTCAATGTACGGCTGTTAGAGCGCTCGACACGCAACGTAGGGGTCACTGAAGCAGGTCAATTGTTCTATCAATATTCCAAGCGAATTACGGGCGAGTTTGATGAAGCGAAACGAGTCGTCAGCGCATTGCATCACTCGCCGAGAGGGAGCCTCAAAATAAGCACGACCGTTGCGTTTGGAGAAAGCAAAATCTTGCCCCTTGTTCCTACCTTTAGGGCTGCCTTTCCCGAGGTCGATATTGAAATTGAAATCACTGAAAGAGTGGTCGATCTGATCGAAGAAAATGTGGATATCGCGATTCGCAGTGGCCGACTACCGGATTCTAATTTGATCGCTAAGAAGCTCGTCCAAAACAACTTTGTTCTTTGCGCCAGCCCTGACTATTTGAGAAGAAACAAAGCCCCTCAACATGTTGAAGATTTAGCAAAACACGACTGCTTGGTTTATGGCTACAAGGGGTGGCACGATTGGATTGTATTGGATAGCAAACCGCAAAAGATCGACCTCTCTTATTACATGGAAGTCGATTCTGTGAACGGGCAAAAGCAATTGATACTGAACGGTGGTGGTATTGCCCTGCTCCCACAATGGGCGATTGAACAAGAACTTAATACGGGGAAATTGGTGCAATTACTTCCCGAGTTTACTTTTAGCCCGTGTAACTATGAAACAAGCACATACGCGATTTATCAAAATCGCCAGCTGGTGCCAAGCAAGGTTCGAGTCTTTTTGGATTTCCTTACGGTACATTTCGGAACGGCTGTTTAG
- a CDS encoding uracil-xanthine permease family protein, with protein sequence MEQNSELIYGLDDRPSVKAASYAALQHVLASFVGIITPTLIIGGVLGLGEHIPYLISMALMVSGVGTFIQARKIGPVGAGMICVQGTSFAFLGSVLGAGFLVKANGGGPDEMLATIFGVCFFGAFVEIVLSRFIEKLKVVITPVVTGIVITTIGVSLIKVGVTDIAGGVGAEDFGSGSNLMLGAIVLGTIVALNLSNNTMVRLSSILVGLVVGWGVAILMGKAPMVSFASQPLLSIPVPFKYGFAFDWQAFLPIAFIYLITVIETTGDLTANSMFSGQPVKGPKYINRLKAGVLGDGVNSLIAAVFNTFPNTTFSQNNGVIHFTGVASRYIGYFIAAILFLLGLFPILGAVLMTIPKPVLGGATLVMFGTVAAAGIKIIASEKLDRRRIMTIAISLGLGLGVMLVPDLLKEAPKLVQSIFGSPVTMSGVAALVITGLMSLVPENKTKPVASSVQTSKA encoded by the coding sequence ATGGAACAGAACAGTGAATTGATCTACGGATTAGACGATCGACCATCAGTCAAAGCAGCCAGCTACGCAGCGCTGCAGCATGTATTAGCCAGCTTTGTTGGCATTATCACACCCACGCTCATTATTGGCGGTGTCTTAGGATTAGGTGAACACATCCCTTATTTGATCAGCATGGCATTGATGGTGTCTGGGGTCGGCACCTTCATCCAAGCTAGAAAAATAGGGCCAGTCGGCGCAGGGATGATCTGTGTCCAAGGAACCAGTTTTGCGTTCTTAGGTTCAGTACTAGGCGCGGGTTTTCTGGTGAAAGCGAATGGAGGCGGGCCGGATGAAATGCTCGCCACCATTTTCGGTGTCTGCTTCTTTGGTGCATTTGTCGAAATCGTCCTATCGCGCTTTATCGAAAAACTCAAAGTAGTGATCACGCCCGTTGTGACCGGCATCGTTATCACGACGATTGGTGTCTCTTTGATTAAAGTTGGCGTCACTGATATCGCGGGTGGTGTTGGTGCAGAAGATTTTGGATCAGGAAGCAACCTGATGCTGGGTGCGATTGTGCTCGGAACCATAGTGGCACTTAACCTTAGCAACAACACCATGGTAAGGCTGTCGTCGATTTTAGTCGGTCTGGTTGTCGGGTGGGGCGTTGCTATTCTGATGGGCAAAGCGCCAATGGTTTCTTTTGCATCACAACCGCTATTGAGTATTCCTGTTCCGTTTAAATATGGTTTCGCTTTTGATTGGCAAGCCTTCCTGCCGATTGCTTTTATCTACTTGATTACCGTTATCGAAACAACCGGTGACCTTACCGCTAACAGCATGTTTTCAGGCCAACCAGTTAAGGGGCCAAAATATATCAATCGACTCAAGGCGGGCGTGCTAGGTGACGGTGTGAACTCGCTTATCGCCGCGGTATTCAATACTTTTCCAAACACGACTTTTAGCCAGAACAATGGTGTGATCCATTTTACGGGGGTTGCGAGTCGCTATATTGGCTACTTCATCGCGGCAATTCTTTTTCTATTAGGTCTATTTCCCATCTTAGGCGCGGTATTAATGACGATTCCAAAGCCAGTATTAGGCGGGGCGACATTGGTGATGTTCGGTACGGTTGCCGCTGCGGGCATCAAGATTATTGCTAGTGAGAAGCTGGATCGCCGCAGAATCATGACGATTGCTATCTCATTAGGTTTAGGATTGGGGGTCATGCTGGTACCGGATTTATTGAAAGAAGCACCCAAGCTAGTGCAAAGCATATTTGGCTCACCAGTAACGATGTCGGGTGTTGCTGCTTTGGTTATTACTGGGTTGATGTCTCTGGTACCTGAAAACAAAACTAAGCCTGTGGCAAGTTCGGTACAAACCAGTAAAGCATGA